In Rubrivirga marina, the following are encoded in one genomic region:
- the ahr gene encoding NADPH-dependent aldehyde reductase Ahr has translation MADSQTVAAYAVHESGGPLEPFTYEAGPLGADEVEIDVLYCGICHSDLSMIENEWGMTQYPLVAGHEVIGRVAAVGSDVESLAEGAVVGLGWHAGYCGHCGSCKTGDQNLCATAQPTIVGHHGGFADTVRAQASSVVAIPDGMDLEAAGPLLCGGITVFNPLVQFDVRPTDAVAVIGIGGLGHLALQFLNAWGCEVTAFTSSPSKQEEALDLGAHKVLSSRDPDAIASAAGTFDFIVSTVNVKLDWNVYVSTLKPKGRLHFVGATLEPLDLGVFPLMLGQRSISGSPVGAPATIEQMLDFAHLHDIKPQVEVFPMSEVNAALGRLKSGEARYRIVLSNV, from the coding sequence ATGGCCGATTCCCAGACCGTCGCCGCCTACGCTGTCCACGAAAGCGGAGGCCCGCTGGAGCCGTTCACCTACGAGGCCGGGCCCCTCGGCGCCGACGAGGTCGAGATCGACGTCCTCTACTGCGGCATCTGCCACAGCGACCTGAGCATGATCGAGAACGAGTGGGGGATGACCCAGTACCCGCTCGTCGCCGGCCACGAGGTGATCGGCCGCGTCGCCGCGGTCGGCAGCGACGTCGAGAGCCTGGCCGAGGGGGCGGTCGTCGGGCTGGGCTGGCACGCCGGTTACTGCGGCCACTGCGGCTCGTGCAAGACGGGCGACCAGAACCTCTGCGCGACGGCGCAGCCCACGATCGTCGGCCACCACGGCGGGTTCGCAGACACGGTCCGGGCCCAGGCGTCGAGCGTCGTCGCGATCCCCGACGGGATGGACCTCGAGGCCGCCGGGCCGCTGCTCTGCGGCGGCATCACCGTCTTCAACCCGCTCGTCCAGTTCGACGTCCGCCCGACGGACGCGGTGGCCGTGATCGGGATCGGCGGGCTCGGGCACCTCGCGCTCCAGTTCCTCAACGCGTGGGGCTGCGAGGTGACGGCCTTCACGTCGAGCCCGTCGAAGCAGGAGGAGGCCCTCGACCTCGGCGCCCACAAGGTGCTCAGCTCGCGCGACCCCGATGCCATCGCGTCGGCCGCGGGCACGTTCGACTTCATCGTCTCGACGGTCAACGTGAAGCTGGACTGGAACGTCTACGTGAGCACGCTCAAGCCGAAGGGGCGGCTCCACTTCGTCGGCGCCACGCTGGAGCCGCTGGACCTCGGCGTGTTCCCGCTGATGCTGGGCCAGCGGTCGATCTCTGGCTCGCCGGTTGGTGCCCCGGCGACGATCGAGCAGATGCTCGACTTCGCGCACCTCCACGACATCAAGCCGCAGGTCGAGGTGTTTCCGATGAGCGAGGTCAACGCCGCGCTCGGCCGCCTGAAGTCGGGCGAGGCGCGGTACCGGATCGTGCTGTCGAACGTGTAG
- a CDS encoding D-2-hydroxyacid dehydrogenase: MPTLLVCLSDVQLADLDRVREIAPEFDVVRTRTKDDVRPHLGDVAVALGYFPPALVAEAPSLGWIQSWSAGLDWLVEHEAFDASAHPDLAVTSASGVHAVPIGEHVFSFLLAFARQLPTALRDQRAHRWGGSDDYGGVFELLNKRLVVIGAGAIGERVIRLADAFGMTSVAVRHSGRETPGALRTVTPDAMADELAEADAVVAALPATDATYRMLDAGVFGAMKRGTVFVNVGRGETVDQHDLVEALRSGHVGAAGLDVVEDEPLPASSPLWDMDNVILTPHVAGDTPHYAERALHLFADNLERWRAGDDLRNRVDLEAGY; the protein is encoded by the coding sequence ATGCCCACCCTCCTCGTCTGCCTTTCCGACGTCCAACTCGCCGATCTCGACCGGGTCCGCGAGATCGCGCCCGAGTTCGACGTCGTCCGCACCCGCACGAAAGACGACGTCCGCCCCCACCTCGGGGACGTCGCGGTCGCCCTCGGCTACTTCCCCCCTGCCCTCGTCGCGGAGGCGCCGAGTCTGGGGTGGATCCAGTCGTGGAGCGCCGGGCTCGACTGGCTCGTCGAGCACGAGGCGTTCGACGCGTCGGCGCACCCCGACCTCGCGGTGACGAGCGCGTCGGGCGTCCACGCCGTGCCCATCGGAGAGCACGTCTTCTCGTTCCTGCTCGCCTTCGCGCGGCAGCTCCCGACGGCGCTCCGCGACCAGCGCGCGCACCGGTGGGGCGGCAGCGACGACTACGGCGGCGTGTTCGAGCTTTTGAACAAGCGGCTCGTGGTGATCGGCGCCGGCGCCATCGGCGAGCGCGTGATCCGGCTGGCCGACGCGTTCGGCATGACGTCCGTCGCCGTCCGCCACAGCGGGCGCGAGACGCCGGGCGCGCTCCGGACCGTCACGCCCGACGCCATGGCCGACGAGCTCGCCGAGGCCGACGCGGTCGTGGCCGCGCTCCCCGCCACCGACGCGACCTACCGGATGCTCGACGCCGGCGTGTTCGGCGCGATGAAGCGCGGGACCGTGTTCGTCAACGTCGGCCGCGGCGAGACGGTCGACCAGCACGACCTCGTCGAGGCGCTCCGGTCCGGCCATGTCGGCGCGGCCGGGCTCGACGTGGTCGAGGACGAGCCGCTCCCCGCGTCGTCGCCGCTGTGGGACATGGACAACGTGATCCTCACGCCGCACGTGGCCGGCGACACGCCGCACTACGCGGAGCGCGCCCTCCACCTGTTTGCCGACAACCTCGAGCGCTGGCGGGCTGGCGACGACCTCCGCAACCGCGTAGATCTCGAGGCCGGCTACTGA